The following proteins are encoded in a genomic region of Dyadobacter sp. UC 10:
- the recO gene encoding DNA repair protein RecO: protein MLYKTRGIALSYIRYRESSIIAKIYTESFGIQTYIVNGVRSPKSKTNKIAFFQPLTLLDLVVYHKSKEDTIHRLSELKCYAPFRSIPFDIIKSSLALFVTEILGKTLREEESNEPLFQFLQEAILYLDHAEVHFENFHIHFLSQLASYLGFGIETVEDLENELRGNNYPQTADMVEQGAVRELLTSGFGSVITLDRGRRLRILEKLIFFYKIHMDGLGEIRSMEVLKEILR, encoded by the coding sequence ATGCTTTATAAAACCCGCGGAATTGCTTTAAGCTACATTCGCTACCGGGAGTCCTCTATCATCGCGAAAATTTATACGGAATCGTTCGGGATACAGACCTATATAGTGAACGGGGTTAGGAGCCCGAAATCAAAAACCAACAAAATAGCATTCTTTCAGCCACTTACACTTCTTGATCTGGTTGTTTATCACAAGAGCAAGGAGGATACTATTCACCGATTATCTGAACTGAAATGTTATGCCCCTTTTCGCTCGATCCCATTTGATATTATTAAGTCGAGCCTGGCATTATTTGTGACGGAAATATTGGGCAAAACGCTCAGAGAGGAAGAAAGCAACGAACCCTTGTTCCAGTTTTTGCAAGAGGCAATTCTTTATCTTGATCATGCGGAAGTACATTTTGAGAACTTCCACATTCATTTTCTCTCACAGCTTGCGTCTTACCTGGGATTCGGAATTGAAACCGTGGAAGATCTGGAAAATGAACTGAGGGGAAATAATTATCCTCAAACGGCTGATATGGTCGAGCAAGGTGCAGTCCGAGAGTTACTTACTTCGGGATTCGGGTCGGTTATAACCCTAGACAGGGGCCGCCGGTTAAGGATTTTGGAAAAATTGATATTCTTTTACAAAATTCACATGGACGGGTTGGGAGAAATCAGGTCAATGGAAGTTTTAAAAGAAATTTTACGATGA